The bacterium nucleotide sequence CTCATACGCGCACTCCTTGTGTTAGGGTTAATATTTTAACAGAGAAACTGTAAAACCTATAAGGATTTTTTCCAAGCGTGCAATTCAAAGAGAAGATGTTGCGAGGCCAATTGATATTCGCCCTGATAAATTTCAGTGGCTTGCTTTTTGAACCCGCTTAGAGCCAGATTCAAAACGATACCGGCTATTTTATGAAAATGCGCATGCAATTCGCGAACCGTAGTGTAAAAATGATCGTCTTTGTAATCCGTTTCGATCATGTGAATCCATTTCCCAAACGCGCATTGATCATCAACGGACACTTTATCCACAGCCCACACACTATGCCCGGTTTCAATCGCCGCCATGAGACGTTCTTTCCACAGCTCGTGAGCCGCGATGGCATTTTCTATTTCTTCCAACAGCGCGTGCATCAATCAATTCTTATCCGCTTTTACGCGATCCATAAATTGATTAAAAAGATAATCGCTGTCATGCGGTCCGGGACTGGCTTCCGGATGGTACTGGACGGAAAAAAGCGGCAACTCCCGATGCCGAAATCCTTCGAGTGTGCCGTCATATAAATTGAAATGAGTCAGTTCGATTTCTTTCTCATTCAACGTTTTAGGATCAACGGTAAAACCGTGATTCTGCGAAGTAATCTCGATGATCCCTGTGGCTAAATTCTTTACGGGATGATTCGCTCCGCGATGGCCAAATTTTAATTTATATGTTTTTGCACCTAAAGCGATTCCAAGCAATTGTTGACCAAGACAAATACCGAATACCGGTTTTTTACCGATAAATTTTTTGATTTCAGGGATGACATAGTCAACGGCTTCCGGGTCGCCGGGTCCATTGGATAAAAATATTCCGTCCGGATTACTTGCCAAAATTTCATCCGCTTTTGTTTTGGAAGGAAATACTTCGACCACGCAGCCGCGTTCGACAAATTTTCTCAAAATATTTTGTTTGACGCCAAAATCATATACCGCAATTCGATACGGATGAGTTCCCGTAATATTTTCCCGGAACTGCCACATTTCCGCATTCGGTTCAGACCATTGATATTTAGTTTTACAAGTTACGGCATCCACATGGTTAGCACCTTCCATCCGCGGCGCATTTTTCACTTTTTCCAATAACCGCTGCACGCTTGTGTCCGTCGTCGAAATAATCGCACGCATCGCGCCGAAGTTGCGGATATGGCGCGTGATAGCGCGTGTATCCAAACCCTCAATGCCCATGATACCGTTCTTTTTGAGCAGGTCGG carries:
- a CDS encoding CZB domain-containing protein, with translation MHALLEEIENAIAAHELWKERLMAAIETGHSVWAVDKVSVDDQCAFGKWIHMIETDYKDDHFYTTVRELHAHFHKIAGIVLNLALSGFKKQATEIYQGEYQLASQHLLFELHAWKKSL
- the carA gene encoding glutamine-hydrolyzing carbamoyl-phosphate synthase small subunit, with translation MNSNKSKALLVLEDGTFYEARSFGADGEATGEIVFNTSMTGYQEIVSDPSYYGQMIVMTYPLIGNYGISDEDFESRGPQAKALIVKEVCDYPSNWRSSHSLSDLLKKNGIMGIEGLDTRAITRHIRNFGAMRAIISTTDTSVQRLLEKVKNAPRMEGANHVDAVTCKTKYQWSEPNAEMWQFRENITGTHPYRIAVYDFGVKQNILRKFVERGCVVEVFPSKTKADEILASNPDGIFLSNGPGDPEAVDYVIPEIKKFIGKKPVFGICLGQQLLGIALGAKTYKLKFGHRGANHPVKNLATGIIEITSQNHGFTVDPKTLNEKEIELTHFNLYDGTLEGFRHRELPLFSVQYHPEASPGPHDSDYLFNQFMDRVKADKN